Within Vicia villosa cultivar HV-30 ecotype Madison, WI linkage group LG1, Vvil1.0, whole genome shotgun sequence, the genomic segment GCATTGAGTTGAACTCCAGTTCAAAAAAATAAGTCGGAAATACTCAAAGAACATGTTCAAACCTGCCATATGTGTATACGGCCGAGATATCCTGCGGGTTCAAATTCTGTCTGACCGTACATGGACTTCAACCAAAGAAGCAAGCTTCCTGTTCGACACTTCTTATGCACACGAAGTTCTTCGATGTCGAAATCCCATTTAGATACCTGCAGTACAGCTTCCTCTATAAATGGTTTCATGTTTCCCTGGCGAACTGACTCCTCTAAATCCCTCTGCCAAAACTCTTGGAATGCAGGTTCGTCGACAAGAATTTCATCCTGAACAACATATATGAATTAGATTGTCAACAGATCATAACAGCCCTAAATGGCTATTGGCAATAAAGAAAACATTCGCACACGTTGTATCCCTTTCAACATTATTCAATTTCAAGGTTGTCGCAGCTCACCTTCTTTCCTAGTGAAAGTGAAAATTGCTTGTCAACGCGGTCATGCTTTTCCGGCAAGAAACTTTTCCGATAGAAAAAAGAGAGAAGCTTTGGAAATCTATAAGCCAAGGAATACATATATTTTCTCCTTGGAAGCCACTTCTCCCAAGTTCTTTTCATCTCATCTTTAGTCATGTGTGACTCATATGGATTAACCATAGGGGCTAACATTGCAGCACCTGTAATTTCATGTAATATACAAGTCATCAACAGCGGGTACACAAACAACTAGAAATTATTACATTGGTATAACCACAATTGACATTTTCTTCACATTAGCTTACATGAATCGAGATAGAGCCACATATCACCAAAGAAAAAcattattatcattttaaattttaaacatttaaaaaaatgcTCACATACAAATTCGTTACTATAACTTATAAGCCGTTTTCAGATGCAAAGTTTAAAATGAATCCTTCAAAGGTATCAAGacaataaaattttgaaaaaagggAACCTGCAATTCTCTCGGGAATATATCTCAGCGAAGCCCAAGCATGAATGCATCCACTTGAATGACACAACACCCAGAACTTATCAGTTACATTGACAGCATCGACTAGATGCAACATATCCATAGCTGATGAATTGAAATTTCGGTTGGGATGCGGATCACTCTCCCCAAAACCAGGAAGATCATAAGTGACCAAGCGAACACCATACCCTTCAAGCAACAATGGTTTAACCCCAGGAATACCTACCATTAGCCAAATTAtaaaaggcaaaagaaaaattatttgcAGGGGAAGATAAGTGGTAGACACTAAGTAACAGGCATCAAATGTTTTGTGCAGTCAGCAAGGCCCGCAAAGAAAGCTCAATAACAAGCGCCGAAAGGGAAGTCACACCGAACAGGTGAACCCTCACTTCCCCCAAGAACAAGTGATCACACCCTCCATCATATCTCTCACCGTTGATATCTAATCGAACGGTCATCCGCAAAACTCAAAAGGCGTCGGATTACACGAGGACGGTTCTAATGCCTATACTATATAAAGATCGTAGCACGCCGTTTCAGGTATTCAATTCATTCCTAATTTCATATTACCTCTCGCTCAATAACTAACTTGAGGGTTGGAGTGTTAACCTAGCAGGTCTACCCCTCGCCGCCGTACCGAAAGTTTGACCCACCGTACCAAGACCTCATTTCAATACTTCATCGCACACTTCTTCCAAACAGAATAATTTCAATGAAAGTAAGTGTACAATTGGTTTAGATTGAAGTGACAGTGCAGATGGTTTAAATCCAATCTGTAACCCAAACAAAATATGCTTAAAGAAGTGaatgaacatgaatgaagttGTTGAAATGTTCTTGATGCAGTGGCATATGtgaatttaattcattatttacATTACAATCAAACAATGCATATGGTTTAAATCCAATCTGTAACCCAAACACAAGATAACATTCACATACCATGGCTTCGAGATATCGAAGTCGTTCCCTGCACATTTCCTCTCTAGCCTGCAAATCAAACAGCACATTTCAGTACCCACCAaacttttattcaatttattGGACATTTAACAAAATGGGTCgagtttttaatgataaaatgaagCACCCATTTTCCAATTATGTGAGGAAATTCAACAAACACATAGAGAGCATTGAGAGAGTATTACGAGTTGTAGATCGTTGTAGAGAGGCTTGGAGATGAGAGATCCATCGGGAGCCAAGCAGTGGCGCTCTAGCTGATCGACGACATGTGCTACATCGGCGGGGAGGTCTTGGCTGTGCAAACCCTTAACCATTGATCGAAACGGTGTCGTTTTTTGTTACACGATGGTGGTTGGTGGCTCCGAGTCGAAGATGAAGAGAATCAGACGGTGGTGGCGGTTCGGGTTGTGACGAGGTGATGGAATCAGAGGGTGGTGGTGTTTCGGGTTGGGAAGAATGATTCATGGTGGATGTGGAATTGAGGTTTGAAACATATGGAGTTGACACGGTGAAAATTAAGAGCATAAAAATGGTGATTAGGGTTCAATGAAACGAGGAAGAGaaatataaatattaacttttaCTATTTTAcagaaattaaatttattttacttttcatatttacgcccattattgaaaaaaaataggaGTAATAAACActtgattataatattttttttttaatttacacccattttttaaaaatagggtGTCCATGATTACTTGTTAATACTAAAAATGAGACTTTATTTACAAATTTGCCATCTTATgtcttatttacacccgtttttagtataatgggtgtaaatttataaATTGTATTGTCATTTTTGCACTAGTGCAAGTAGAGATATAATGGTGAACCAACTATTGGCGTGTTAGAATGGATGGTGACGCTCAGAATGCCTTCAACTTCGAGAACATTTGTTCGCATTTGTCCGTCCATTCaaacttctccttttttcttcaaCACGGAGAAGAAGTGGAAAGTCTTGTCACCCGcatagaaaagaaaatgaaagagggCGGCTAAATGCTCGGTTAGCTACTAAACCTCATTGACATTGAAGGGGAACCTCATGTCTATGATGGCTTGACATTTTCCTGGGTTTGCCTCTATGCCTTTTTGGTGAGCATGAAACCCAAGAATATTACTGCTTGTAGGCCAAATGAACACTTGTATGGATTAAAGCGCATGTTGTAACTCTTGACTAATCCAAGGATATTTACTAAGTCTTCCACATGGCTCCCTCTTCTGATATCTTCACGATCATGTCATTAATGTAAACCTCCAGGTTATGTCCTATTTTCTTGAATAACATTGTGTCCACGAGCATCTAATAGGTGGCGTCGATGTTATTGAGCCCAAAAGACATGACATTATAGTAATATTTACAATGGTTTGACATGAACGCCGTCTTGGATTATCTAAAGGATCCATTTAATATGTTTGTACTCTGAATAGGTATCCATGAAACTCAAGGTTTTGTAACCCGAAGATTCATCAATTAGGTGATCTATGTTAGGGAGAGGATACAAATATTTGGGACATACAACATTGAGGTCGGCGAAATCAACACACATATGCAACATGTTTGATGCCTTTCTCACGAAAACCATATTAGCCAACCACGAAGGGTATTTGATCTCTGTCATGAAATTGACGTTTGTCGGCTCTTGAACTTCCTCGTCAATGGTTGTTCTCTTTTATTCCTCAACCTTGTGTTTTCTCTGAGATACAAGCTTAATTGAGGATCCTATGGCGAGGCAATGATACAACACTATGGTATCTATGCCAGGCACATCCGAGGATGCCCAGGCGAACAGGTCAATGTTTTACTTCAGTAGAGTGCTGAAATCATCCTCTTTAGATTCAGACAACGACGTGCCAAACTTTAGTGACTTGACGATGTAAGGGCCCAATCTAGACCTGGTAATCATTTCACTTTGTTCCCTAATTTTTGGTCCTACCTTATGGTATCAGTGTCATTCACTTCTGGAGAAGAATGGAAGATAGGGTGAAGGGTTCCCCCTTTGCTTCCAAGCTACTTAGGTAACACTCTTGGGAGATCCCCTGATCTCATCTGGTTGTACCCACGCGCCCATTAGGTAGTGGATATTTTAGGCTTAAGTGGATGATGGACATGACCTCCCCAAGTAGGTTAAATGCAGGCCTCCCTAGGATGATGTTGTAGGAGGTGTGGCGTCTACAACGAGATATTTTACCTTTATGGTTGTTGACCTGCACCTATTCGCCCGATAGGCCGATCAAGGACCCCTGGAAAGATCCAATGTTACAGGGATCCATATGGAGCGCTTAGAAGGTGCTCTGGAACAGGATGTCTGCAGAGCTGTCAAGGTCAATTAACACATGCTTCACGTCCCAGTTGGCATGCAGAACCATGATTACCATGGGATTATTGTTGTGGGGTAGTACATTGATCGTGTCTTCTCTTTAAAAGGTAATTCTAGGCTCCTAATCCCTACCAGAGACGCTGAGAGCTTTTGTAGGTGTGATGTTTGTTTATAACACTTGTCATGCATATCTTCTCCAAGAGCAAAATTCTCCTCCTCCAGTGAAACCTCCTATGATGGTGGGTTTCTTTTTGGAACTTTCCCTGAACATCCTCATGAGAATATAATGAAAGAAACTATGGGTAAATGATTTGTGTGTGGCTCATGATAGTTGTACCGAAGCCCCCACAATGGATGCCAATTGTACTTGATAAAAGTATAAATGCTTGACAATCCCTATTGGATAAGAATAGTCAAAGGCTTTAGGGTTGATAAGTAATTGTATCTTGTATTTTCTATTGTTGTTAAGTTGGGTCCTTTAGTATGATGATACTGATATATTTATAGCCACATGGGTCCAGGCTGAGTCTCCCTAGAATAGAACCACCACCACATGAATGGGTGGTTGATTCCCTGAAATCCGGAAGGTGTAATTAAGTTTCACGACTTCATATGCGACATTTGTTGACTTGGTATACACTCTTCACACGATTGAGCATCGTGAATAGAGAAACAAGAAGTTCGGATGACATATTCGAAAAAAGGGCGTTCGATCTTGAATGTGGACTCTCGAACCCATGAAAGAGCAACTTGCGAAGGACGATTGACAAAGCGTATGTCGTTCGCCCTGCCTCCTAGATATCTTCCATTTATACCACTacaaattgattaattaaattttttgtaaaaaGAGTTAATAAAACTAAagctataaaaatataaatatgttttatttagggttaatagtcatttaccccCTATAATATAGACATGTTTTGATTTACTccccttttaaaaaaagtttttaaaaacttccttgaaatattaaaattctaagtcttttgcctccaaaatggaaaaattatacccctataaaagtttttttttatttaccatcctagtttttacacgcttaggagGGTACTCCAAAATTATAGggggatatttaaaaaaaaaaggataaatcaAAACACGTCTGTATTGCAGTGGGTAAATCATTATTAAccctttatttataatttttaattaataaatatatgcaaATTCTATTTTTTGTTGGACCcactttaaaaatatataaatatgacaTCAAACCTACTAAAAGGTGTTATTATTTCATCTAATCtattgaattatttaattataaattcaaTAATTTGTGCACCTTAAAGACCTACGGTCTAGCTTTTGTAATGCATGAGTTAAAATAATTATagcaaattgttttttttttgtataaatattcaataatgatattttattttttatgccaaATTAATAGTGATTAAACAAAAtgttacatttaaaaaaaatgctttaataatttaaatgataattttatatttaaagtttttttctAAATGTTTTTTATCTGTCAACTTGTACATTttaaaggaaagaaaataaagaatttaAATATGATGTGTGATATTTTGGTAGGATCATCGATTGGCACAGTGAGCTTATATGGAAGCATGTGGAACTTGAATTGAAAGGGAAAGGTCCTTCCAGTGGTAAATGAAGAAACAATGAAACattaaatatgaaaaagaaaaatccaCACATGAGGGACCGTACCGTACCTATGACTACTGTGCTTCAGGGGaggagccaaggcccagctagcccgggcaaGCGCccaggctcaacccctattttctttgtactccccccaatttaatagtcgacttttagataaaatcaggggcaaaattagtaaaaataaggtgtgaaaattaaaacagatgaataatcaatggtgtaaaatttttgcccaggctgcctaaaatttctggctccgccactgctgtGCTTCCTTAAAACCAATTAAACTACAAATATGtctgaattttaatttttttgaataaatttactTTTGTTTCATTTATTCAATTATACTTTTTTGATtgcttttaatttataatataccTCTTTAGTGTCTGATAGCAGGTTTATTTGTGTGATAGAAAATAAAGAAAGTTTCTCAATGCACCCTGTGCATATTTTATACACCatgcaaatttttatttttgtcctTGTTTCTGTAGATGCATATTCGGAACCactctatattttaaaaaaatttgattcctttcgtagatgcatctacgaaagcgtaTAAAACAAAAGAAGACACAGTTAATTTCACCTTATATTCAGTTTATCAATACTtttgtagatgtatctacggaagcacccaatatttttaaaacaaaggtacttccgtagatccatctactgaataatattatattttttgaatgTATTGTAGATCAcccaattttttgaaataatCACTCGTTTCTTTGAAGTTAATTTTATGGCATGTCTGCCATATCTTACTCTCGCCAATTGAGAGTTATTTAAACAGTAATGCATTTAAAAGAGTACATAGACCAATAAAAATgcaatatataaataatgaaaGTCAAAGTGTCGAGTACATCAtcaaaaacatacaaaaataaaatatacatcATCTAATATAACTACTGAGTATGTCGGGTGTCCTCCTGCGTACCATCCTGCGCATCCCCTCTGAATCCACCAAAGGCTCTGCTGACTCTACCCCTAGCATCAAATGTCCCACGGGTCCTGGCACGATGTCGACGGGACAAAAATGCACTCTCTGCCATCCTGATCATATCATCCAGCACACACCTAGAAGCAGTCCCCTCAGGGAATAAACCCTCTGCAATGGCTCTGATGCCCCTGTCATCTATCTGACGATACAGAGGAAGAAGATCTTGATTGTGGTCCAACTGAGCTTGTCCCTGATGCGCACGGAGAATCTCCTCGTGGGCTGGTCTGGGAGGACCTCCCTATGCAGCTGGAAGCATGTATGGATGTGAGACTCTATAGTACCATATGATGTACCCCTCGGCACAGCTCCAATCGTGCTCTGCTAGCGTCGCTCGTGCCTCCTCAGGGACCATGTGATGCTCCCAGTCTGCAAATACCTCATCTAACTGCCTGCGAGTCATAGCGAGAGGAGCTAAGACCTCAGGTAGACGACGTCTGTGTACGacgagctcgtgtccacaaagagctgAGTGCCTATCAAATATAGGAAGTAGCATCTCAGCGCCCCCTCTCTGTGTGTAGCCTGCTCCAACTCGTCCTCCTCAGCCTATTGTGCCGCAGTGAGCTCTGCATCATACTGTCTCTGCAGGAATCTAAACCTGACGTGGGCCCCTCGTGTCCTCTCCACCTCCTTAAGGGCGTCATCGATATCAGCCCCCAGCTCAACAATCACCATCTCCTGAGCTTTCACTTTCGTCAGCCTACTATGACAAAGGAGGGTACCCCTGATAGGTAGATGAAGTAGGCATGCCACATCATCTAGGATGATGGTAATCTCACAGTGGGGTAGATGAAATGAGGATGTCTCAGGATGCCATCTCTCCACAAAAGCCGCAAGCATACCATTATGTATGGTATCGTAGTCGAGCATACATAGGTCCCTCATGCCTGAAGCTTCCAGTACCTCTTGAAACCATGACTCGTCAGGTTGCGCGAGATCTTTAATATTCCTCCCATGGTTGTAGAACCTCTGGGCATCCCTACtctgaaaattttaaataattcaaatgCTTAGTAATAAGCAAGGTCAGAACTGacgaaaataaaaagtaattaacaaataaaatttaccTCTCCATCCCATATACGCCTAGCTGCATGCTCGTCATACCCTGTCAAAAGGGATGCGTCTACAGAACTCCCAGGCTCGTCCTCGTGTCCCTGCGTAGGTGGCACAACAGATCTTGCATCGCCCGTCACTGCCACAGGCACAAGAGTAGAAGTAGAAGTAGTGCCACGACGACATCTGCAGGGTGGTGGCATCTGTGAAGAACTCTTTGCATCATCCCGGGGCCTCTGTGAAGTAGTAGTAGACGGGGAAGGCCCCTCAATTGGGACAGCTGTAGAATGCCCGACTGTAGCGGGTGTATGAACTGGAACAGGAGCTGAGACCCCCTCAACTGGGACAGATGTAGAAGTCCCGACTGGAGCGGGTGTATCAGGTGAAACAGCAGCTCCATCAGTCACCTGAGATATAACACACGCCGTCTGCGACGCACAGATGTGTGTTGCGCAGTCCTCCCATGTATATCTCTATTTGGCCCGTGAGTCATAATGTTTGCATAGGTAACCGTACatgaaatattaataaataagaaatttaaaaaaaaatactctttCCATATATGCACCTACGTAAGTATGTTAGTTTAAAAAACATTGGGTACTTCCGTAGATGGACCTACAGAAGCATGTTAGTTGTCAATACATTGGgtacttccgtagatggatctacggaaatCCCCAACGTCCATCTCTTCCGTAAATGGATCTACGGAAGCAACTGAAACTCATAAATGTAACAATGGCGTCTGAGTCAGTCCATCCACTACAAACTCTTTTTTTGTGGCTTGATCGTCCGTTTAAAACGTCAAACAaaccctacattgtctctaaacactATTGTTAAACTTATCAATTCATTTCTACTCCTAAATATCACGTTCCAATTGAATTTTAAAACTACTCTAAATTAACTAAAAATTcgaaaaacttaccgattaaaataTCGCTTTGAACTTGTTTGAAGTTGATGTTGACACGAGATTTGAAGTTGAACTTGAAAGAGATTTGAAGTTGAGAGAGTATGAGGAGAGTTTGAGTTTGTGTTTGAGTTTGAGATGAAGAGACTGAGGGAGGGGAAAAGTCTGACGCGAGTTATAACACCAAACATTTCCGTAGATCCACATACGGaagacttccgtagatgcatctacggaacaaagcaacgttaaacaaaaaaggGATGCTTCCAGAGATGCATCTACGGATGCACGAGGACAAAATAGTCAATTCGGTGGTGCGTGAGAGATGCATGGGATATGTTGATAAATTGTCAAATAATAAATGGCTTTTGGAGCTAACTCCTCTTTCATCTCTATTTTGTTTAACTCTCAtatcttattaattaaagttgttaaatctcttaaaaaaaaattggcgCCAAAATTGAGGTTAATTCTGTAAtttgttatttatatatttttatttatttattttattttattatttacaccactaacttaattattttttattttaattgataaactATTATTTCTTTGATAACTAGTTATTTCTTTGATAATTACCTCCACTAATTTATTATGTCTTCTATAtctttccattttttttcttttaataaataaataatttatggtTTTTAAAAACTATAActaactttttctttttattaattttattattacttatttaatttgttattaaaatCAGCATAACCCAAGTGCTTTTTTTATAAACTACCCTCTTATATACGAAAATGATAACTTAGATATTAACTACtttttttaatgtatattttttttttaaagcaagaATTATATTaatgggagaactaagggttcttcaACCTTAATACACAAAACCGGAACAAGTCCGGCAAAAAggatattacaaaccaattacaatcACGATAAAAAGACTACGGGTCTTTACAAAAATCGTAAAAGTTACAACTGGAATAAGTAATATCACCAAAGAAAGACCATCTCCACACCAAAGTCTTGATTTTCCACACTATATCATTTACATTCCAAACCTCTTGTTTAAAGCAAAAGTCATTTCTTGTCAACCAAATTATCCAACAAGTGGCCAACCATAACACCCCCAATTTAccttctttaatttttttcctCCTACTTAAAGCATACCATTCCATAAAAAGCGGAGTGCAATCTTCCTCCTTCCATCCCGAGAAATCCACCCACTCACCAATATCTTTCCAAACAAGCTTAATTACATTACATttaatgaaaatatggtttatatcTTCCAAATGTAATCCACAAAAAACACAAAGTAATCTACATTTATGAGaacaattttattatattattaattttaaaccaTAATGCATCAACTATCTTGATTTCGAAACTCCTCTCCACTCTCTCCACATTCTTTTCTCTCTATTAACAATCACTAAAAATAATTCGTCACCACTCTCTCCATCTTCTTTTCTATCTATTAACAATCACTAATTTAATTTTACTTTCAAATATACTCTATTTCTCAAACATAAaggtaaaaatattaatataaaaagagTTTAAAAATAGTGCACTGTTTAAAaatagtgcactgtcagtgtaaaacaattctacacatacaaccaataaaAACTCTTACAATTGTCATGTcatttcaatattttaaaaataaaattgagatttattgtgatgcatcactactaaaaatatgacattttacatcaggtatcaaAATATACGATgtgaaaaatataatttagaGAAAAATATAACACATTGGCAGTttggtaaataaaataaaattttgttataaAGGATTTTACATCGGGCCTAGATTTTCCCCGATGTGAAAAATcgaatgataaaaaaataaaatacggtGGCAGTATTGTAAATAAACTAAAATTTTGTTATAACAGACCCCCACATCGGGCCATACACACAATCGAAGTGAAAGATTGGCACACATCGGGTTATATTCAAAACCGATGTAAGGATTTTCCACTTTCAAATTTCTACCCTCCAAAACCAAGTCATCCAAAAGCTGCGATCCAAAGCTACCAGTTTTGCCAAAACCCTAAAATTTCCAAAATCCCAAAATCTTTACAAATCTCAATCGAAAATCTTCAAATCCTCTCACGAGTCTAAATTTTTTTTCAGGACTCTAAGATCTTCCTCTCAAATCCTAAGCACCGTGAGTTACCTTATCCCTCAATTTCTCCGCCTCTCAATCGAAAACCCTTGCAACCGCTGTGATTCGGGAGACCAAGATCGTCATTAAGCTCAGGTAAATCATGTCTCAAACTTTAAATAAAGGAAGAGTTGAGTTCATTCTAAGATTGTTTGGGTATATCCTTGGGTTCTGTAATAGATTTAGTTTCAGATCTATTATGTTCTATTATCACCATCATCATTCAGACTTGTATATACTTGAGTTCATTCTAACGTGGAGTTCTTTCTGTCAATATTTTGGTAAGAACAAATTTACTGTTAATTTGGAATTATTGTGTAACACAATGACACAAGAAATAGAATGCAAAACAAGGATGAGAATAGACCAATTATTTTGGTCTATAGTATTAAGAGTGACATTTTAGGTGGAGAACGATATTATATTAGGTACTGTACATCAAATAAGCTTAATCTCTGTTAAACTTTGCTGATGAAGCAAAATTTACTAGAGTCTAATATATATCATTAAGGATCCTTTAATGATAATTTTACTACTACTTTTAGAATCACTCACTATCTCTCACTTCATACCCGCTTTCAGAACATGTGCCCCCTTAGATGAAGGTGTCGAAGTTTGTTGATAAAATAGGTGGGAGAGTTTATCTGACTGCTGAGGAAGCTGTTGTTGCAGGCTGCAAGAGTAATCAGTTCTAAAAAAGTTGTAATGTATGAATTAAAGGCTCCTTATAATTCAACTTTTCTTATGTCACATTGTATAATTAGGAGATGCATATGCGTGTGTAAAATAAGCTTCGTATAGTTTTTTGTGTTGGATTTCATGTCCCATGTTTGTTATGTAAGAAATGTGAGATTGGAATAAATTATGTACTAGTTTTGAAATTCTTGTTAGATGTATGATAAGTTTCTTGTGTACACGTATGAAAAATtaggtaccaaaaatatgaaaaattaggtaCCAAAAAAAACTACAGGTACTCCACTTCGATTCCGCTAAAAAATAGTCTATTTTTTTAAGAAAGATAGCATACATATTACATCGGGTGCACCTTGCAACCGATGTAAAAACTcatattttacatcgggccaGAAAGGCAACCGATGTAAAAAcctacatttaaaaaaaattaaccccATATTTCACATTAGACGTAATAGTCAACTGATGTAGTAGGTGTATTTTTCACATCGGGCTAACGCCGGATGTAAAATGTCTTTGATTTACTACATCGCTTGGATTTACATCGGTCCCAAACCCGATGGAAAATGTGcttttcgcccgatgtaaaaagtcttTTCTGCTCTAGTGCATGTTCCTCATTGGTTTACAATGTAAacatattttacactgtcagtgcattttCTTTTTTCTCATATAAAAATAACACTTACTAACTTCTTAGAATATTATCATGAAACAATTATTTTTTGGTAagaattgttaagtattttaagcAACTTTTAATGCCGAAATTAAggataaatttttatttagttatcattattattattattttggttttttttttgtaatttttgtaattttcaatttttattattatttattcctttaattatttattcttatttattattttttaaaattcttttgacTCAATT encodes:
- the LOC131631398 gene encoding uncharacterized protein LOC131631398 isoform X1 yields the protein MVGIPGVKPLLLEGYGVRLVTYDLPGFGESDPHPNRNFNSSAMDMLHLVDAVNVTDKFWVLCHSSGCIHAWASLRYIPERIAGAAMLAPMVNPYESHMTKDEMKRTWEKWLPRRKYMYSLAYRFPKLLSFFYRKSFLPEKHDRVDKQFSLSLGKKDEILVDEPAFQEFWQRDLEESVRQGNMKPFIEEAVLQVSKWDFDIEELRVHKKCRTGSLLLWLKSMYGQTEFEPAGYLGRIHIWQGLDDRVVPPSMMEYIERVLPEAVTHKLPNEGHFSYYFFCDECHEKIFSTLFGTPQGPLERQEETAFEKNMEDALQVSDSDF
- the LOC131631398 gene encoding uncharacterized protein LOC131631398 isoform X2, translating into MDMLHLVDAVNVTDKFWVLCHSSGCIHAWASLRYIPERIAGAAMLAPMVNPYESHMTKDEMKRTWEKWLPRRKYMYSLAYRFPKLLSFFYRKSFLPEKHDRVDKQFSLSLGKKDEILVDEPAFQEFWQRDLEESVRQGNMKPFIEEAVLQVSKWDFDIEELRVHKKCRTGSLLLWLKSMYGQTEFEPAGYLGRIHIWQGLDDRVVPPSMMEYIERVLPEAVTHKLPNEGHFSYYFFCDECHEKIFSTLFGTPQGPLERQEETAFEKNMEDALQVSDSDF